A region from the Drosophila bipectinata strain 14024-0381.07 chromosome 3R, DbipHiC1v2, whole genome shotgun sequence genome encodes:
- the LOC108128621 gene encoding CLIP domain-containing serine protease B10: protein MQSYIVVLALTCLFSSIYAASVKTQECGRVDEAQLKNGELITQPNEHPWIAKIEDDEGRLLCSAVLIDARHALTGAHCAHSPSVEIKNLILGDWNLGDETVNTNAEATQKVPIKKITVHPGYKLGEAQNDLAIIELKHEVVSTDFVQPICLPSAEDLKGDKASGDLALAGFARIGRHDPLGTRRIKVPFESLSSQECHEQFKQFPTELICGFAARSPLSGSALVEAVGNPKKFHLIGIAVVGFYSSEKRDLQGYISIPLQLDWIQKNISE, encoded by the exons ATGCAGTCTTACATTGTTGTTCTGGCTTTGACATGTTTATTTTCAA GCATCTATGCAGCTAGTGTGAAGACGCAAGAATGCGGCAGAGTGGACGAGGCTCAGTTAAAGAATGGAGAGTTAATTACCCAACCGAATGAGCATCCGTGGATTGCAAAAATTGAGGATGATGAGGGAAGGCTCCTTTGCTCGGCAGTCCTTATAGATGCCCGCCATGCCTTGACCGGGGCCCACTGTGCCCATAGCCCCAGTGTGGAAATCAAGAACTTGATTCTCGGTGACTGGAATTTGGGCGACGAAACAGTGAACACAAATGCAGAAGCCACGCAGAAAGTTCCGATCAAAAAGATAACAGTGCATCCGGGCTACAAGCTTGGAGAGGCTCAAAACGATTTGGCCATCATAGAGTTAAAGCATGAAGTGGTCAGCACTGACTTCGTTCAACCCATTTGCTTGCCTTCAGCTGAGGATCTAAAGGGTGACAAGGCTAGTGGTGATCTTGCTCTAGCTGGCTTTGCCAGGATAGGACGACATGACCCTCTGGGAACCAGGAGAATTAAAGTTCCATTTGAATCCTTGAGCAGCCAAGAGTGCCACGAGCAGTTTAAACAATTTCCAACAGAACTAATTTGCGGCTTCGCTGCTCGTTCGCCTCTTTCCGGATCTGCTTTGGTGGAGGCTGTCGGGAATCCCAAGAAATTTCATCTGATTGGCATCGCTGTGGTTGGTTTTTATTCATCTGAGAAAAGGGATCTTCAGGGCTATATAAGCATTCCGCTTCAGTTGGATTGGATTCAGAAAAATATTAGCGAATGA
- the LOC108128583 gene encoding venom serine protease Bi-VSP-like codes for MDMSGFKFVVFFLIFLLTIFEVASTSKKCGRFIESQLYNNNSITQLNEQPWVCGVLYRSKSALDVSYRCTGVLVSSRHVLTPAKCFHHDDHTPFAVSFATLNVGPSPTTFEIENHFISPQYAKHSYEYDIAVIRLAKEVPLVSSLKPICLPPSDEAHLPMAGDYVELVGHTKRNSLEESQPLKTHVQIVDQITCQNAYVRLKLEHLVCGYVRENSRYPRLLVELGSILVGVNVIDRDPDELYVLGMRLAGFDWDIDGPDIFIMIAPFKKWIEEKIMD; via the exons ATGGATATGTCCGGTTTCAAGTTCGTTGTGTTTTTCCTGATTTTCCTTCTTACAA TTTTTGAGGTGGCAAGTACGAGTAAAAAATGTGGCCGCTTCATCGAATCTCAGCTATACAACAACAATTCAATCACGCAGCTGAATGAACAACCCTGGGTGTGTGGAGTACTATATCGGAGTAAGAGCGCATTGGATGTGTCATACCGATGCACTGGGGTGCTTGTTAGTTCGCGACATGTCCTGACACCCGCCAAGTGTTTCCACCATGATGACCATACTCCCTTTGCCGTGTCCTTTGCCACGCTCAATGTTGGGCCATCTCCAACAACATTTGAAATTGAGAATCACTTCATCTCACCCCAATACGCGAAGCATAGCTACGAATATGACATAGCAGTGATCCGGTTGGCCAAAGAAGTACCCCTTGTATCGAGTTTAAAGCCCATCTGTCTGCCGCCATCTGATGAGGCTCACCTCCCGATGGCCGGAGACTACGTTGAGCTGGTAGGCCACACGAAGCGGAACAGCCTCGAGGAGAGCCAGCCCCTCAAGACTCATGTCCAGATAGTCGACCAAATCACATGCCAGAATGCATACGTACGCTTGAAATTAGAGCATCTAGTCTGCGGGTATGTGAGGGAAAACTCTCGGTACCCCAGGCTGCTCGTCGAGCTAGGCAGTATCCTAGTGGGTGTTAATGTGATCGATAGGGATCCGGATGAGCTCTATGTTCTTGGTATGCGATTGGCCGGATTTGATTGGGATATTGATGGTCCGGATATCTTCATTATGATTGCTCCTTTTAAGAAGTGGATAGAAGAGAAGATTATGgattaa
- the Cdk2 gene encoding cyclin-dependent kinase 2 isoform X1, whose translation MKPFLENFQPAEKIGEGTYGIVYKARSNSTGKDVALKKIRLEGETEGVPSTAIREISLLKNLKHKNVVQLFDVVISGNNLYMIFEYLNMDLKKLMDRKKDVFTPVLIKSYMHQIFDAIDFCHTNRILHRDLKPQNLLVDTAGRIKLADFGLARAFNVPMRAYTHEVVTLWYRAPEILLGTKFYSTGVDIWSLGCIFCEMIMRRSLFPGDSEIDQLYRIFRTLSTPDETKWPGVTQLPDFKAKFPKWESTNMPQVITDHEAHDLIMSMLCYDPNLRISAKDALQHTYFKNVQHVNKVALPVDPLAGTASRLTRLV comes from the exons ATGAAACCTTTTCTTGAAAACTTCCAGCCCGCCGAGAAAATCGGAGAGGGGACATACGGCATCGTTTACAAGGCGCGGAGTAATTCCACCGGGAAGGATGTGGCGCTCAAGAAGATTCGCCTGGAAGG CGAGACGGAGGGCGTTCCTTCAACTGCCATTCGAGAGATCTCCCTACTAAAGAAtcttaaacacaaaaatgtgGTGCAACTGTTCGACGTGGTCATCTCCGGAAACAATCTGTACATGATATTCGAATATCTCAACATGGATCTAAAAAAACTGATGGATAGAAAGAAGGATGTATTCACTCCTGTACTAATAAAG aGCTACATGCACCAGATTTTCGACGCCATCGACTTCTGCCATACAAACCGTATTCTGCATCGTGATCTCAAACCACAGAATCTTCTAGTCGACACTGCAGGGAGAATAAAG TTAGCCGACTTTGGACTGGCAAGAGCATTTAATGTACCTATGAGAGCGTACACCCACGAAGTTGTCACTCTGTGGTACCGAGCGCCGGAAATATTGCTCGGCACAAAATTTTATTCCACGGGAGTAGATATTTGGAGTCTGGGTTGCATATTCTGCGAGATG ATTATGAGGCGATCCCTATTCCCCGGCGATAGTGAGATCGACCAGCTATATAGGATATTCCGCACGTTAAGTACACCCGACGAAACCAAATGGCCGGGAGTGACACAACTGCCCGACTTCAAAGCCAAATTTCCCAAGTGGGAGTCTACCAATATGCCTCAGGTCATAACCGATCACGAGGCTCATGATCTGATAATG TCGATGCTTTGCTATGATCCCAATTTGCGCATCTCTGCCAAGGATGCTCTGCAGCACACCTATTTCAAGAATGTACAGCATGTCAACAAAGTGGCGCTACCCGTCGATCCTTTGGCCGGCACTGCCTCGCGGCTTACTAGGCTCGTTTGA
- the Cdk2 gene encoding cyclin-dependent kinase 2 isoform X2 produces the protein MHQIFDAIDFCHTNRILHRDLKPQNLLVDTAGRIKLADFGLARAFNVPMRAYTHEVVTLWYRAPEILLGTKFYSTGVDIWSLGCIFCEMIMRRSLFPGDSEIDQLYRIFRTLSTPDETKWPGVTQLPDFKAKFPKWESTNMPQVITDHEAHDLIMSMLCYDPNLRISAKDALQHTYFKNVQHVNKVALPVDPLAGTASRLTRLV, from the exons ATGCACCAGATTTTCGACGCCATCGACTTCTGCCATACAAACCGTATTCTGCATCGTGATCTCAAACCACAGAATCTTCTAGTCGACACTGCAGGGAGAATAAAG TTAGCCGACTTTGGACTGGCAAGAGCATTTAATGTACCTATGAGAGCGTACACCCACGAAGTTGTCACTCTGTGGTACCGAGCGCCGGAAATATTGCTCGGCACAAAATTTTATTCCACGGGAGTAGATATTTGGAGTCTGGGTTGCATATTCTGCGAGATG ATTATGAGGCGATCCCTATTCCCCGGCGATAGTGAGATCGACCAGCTATATAGGATATTCCGCACGTTAAGTACACCCGACGAAACCAAATGGCCGGGAGTGACACAACTGCCCGACTTCAAAGCCAAATTTCCCAAGTGGGAGTCTACCAATATGCCTCAGGTCATAACCGATCACGAGGCTCATGATCTGATAATG TCGATGCTTTGCTATGATCCCAATTTGCGCATCTCTGCCAAGGATGCTCTGCAGCACACCTATTTCAAGAATGTACAGCATGTCAACAAAGTGGCGCTACCCGTCGATCCTTTGGCCGGCACTGCCTCGCGGCTTACTAGGCTCGTTTGA
- the LOC108128942 gene encoding uncharacterized protein, which yields MKLIICLAFVLSLACSTSFNADAARISSLEIQRRWPDSKAKISFRNYPVQYVLLPSARGGYTRRYVHNLGKAAAAPTTERPLVRVWNSFVRSVTPSISFRNLTNPLANFFNDGTANIIETSPVVLQAYDDEQNSHQEEPYPVVQESSNKRRRKRRKQQKRRPTFGSEEYGDPYNPYDPYFTQSPPLSPEQPMFFYDTNSGNYYGVQRYSPQDFQANFFNSFHAQDEAEPEVESPAEQIPVLRKLSTRKVTLLRPLPLSSAKVQSQSHLAETVQPEPTNSNEEVAEESDLNDSTATSDAPTSEDDGEIDSQSPLSESMRNSLGAYMRDDHHTRQRQRQSGIEGRVFDSSAKVSPRNQQRRYFRLGAW from the exons ATGAAGTTGATAATTTGCTTAGCTTTTGTACTATCTTTGGCTTGCAGTACCTCCTTTAACGCCGATGCAGCCAGGATATCTTCCTTGGAAATTCAGCGTCGCTGGCCAGACAGTAAGGCCAAGATCAG TTTCCGGAATTATCCAGTTCAGTATGTCCTGCTGCCAAGTGCCAGGGGCGGATACACGAGGCGTTATGTCCACAATCTGGGCAAAGCAGCTGCAGCACCGACCACTGAGCGCCCTTTGGTGCGGGTTTGGAACAGTTTTGTTAGGAGTGTGACCCCCTCTATCAGTTTCCGCAACTTAACCAATCCACTGGCCAACTTCTTTAACGATGGCACTGCCAACATTATAGAGACCTCTCCCGTTGTGCTCCAGGCCTACGATGACGAGCAAAACAGTCATCAGGAAGAACCGTATCCAGTGGTCCAGGAGAGTTCCAACAAACGCAGGCGAAAGCGACGCAAGCAACAGAAACGACGTCCCACTTTCGGTTCGGAAGAATATGGCGATCCATACAATCCTTACGATCCGTATTTTACGCAATCTCCACCATTGTCTCCCGAACAACCCATGTTCTTCTATGACACGAACTCCGGTAACTACTACGGAGTCCAGCGCTATAGTCCGCAGGATTTCCAAGCCAATTTTTTCAACAGTTTCCACGCCCAGGATGAGGCCGAACCGGAGGTTGAGTCCCCCGCGGAACAGATTCCGGTGCTGAGAAAACTCAGCACTCGGAAGGTAACCCTTCTGCGCCCATTGCCCTTGTCATCGGCTAAAGTTCAATCCCAATCGCATTTGGCCGAAACCGTGCAGCCAGAACCAACCAATAGCAACGAAGAGGTGGCGGAGGAGAGCGATCTTAACGACAGCACCGCAACGAGCGATGCACCGACTAGCGAAGACGACGGTGAAATTGACTCCCAGTCACCACTCTCCGAGAGCATGCGCAATTCACTAGGAGCGTATATGCGCGACGATCACCACACCCGCCAGCGTCAGAGGCAGTCCGGCATTGAAGGAAGAGTCTTTGATTCCTCCGCTAAAGTCTCTCCCCGCAACCAACAACGTCGCTATTTTAGGCTGGGCGCCTGGTGA